A stretch of Cystobacter ferrugineus DNA encodes these proteins:
- a CDS encoding LysR family transcriptional regulator, giving the protein MDRVADISLFLRVLDLGSISAAARSLDLSVAVASLRLKRLERDLGVRLLHRTTRRLHPTPEGVLLAEQGRPLVEDLETLGANLRRTGAEVAGTLRVTMSASFGRMHVSPLLPEFMARHPRVRLSVHLSDQFVDLVSEGFDLAIRIGALGDSSLVARRIANNRRVLCASPAYLRRRGTPRVPSELAAHDCLLLFGAKGRQDTWNLLDASGRGIDVRVRGRLESNFGELLRDAAVAGEGIAIHSIWHIADDLRAGRLRVVLPGYTLPETGIHAVMPQRRMVPPRVRAFIDFLAERLGDSPPWERALEK; this is encoded by the coding sequence ATGGACCGCGTCGCCGACATCAGCCTGTTCCTGCGCGTGCTGGACCTCGGGTCGATCAGCGCCGCCGCCAGGAGCCTCGATCTCTCGGTGGCAGTGGCCAGCCTGAGGCTGAAGCGCCTCGAGCGTGACCTCGGCGTGCGCCTGCTGCATCGCACGACCCGCCGCCTGCATCCCACGCCGGAAGGAGTGCTGCTCGCCGAGCAGGGGCGCCCGTTGGTCGAGGATCTCGAGACACTTGGGGCCAACCTGCGTCGAACGGGGGCGGAAGTCGCGGGCACGTTGCGCGTGACGATGTCGGCCTCGTTCGGGCGCATGCATGTCTCACCGTTGTTGCCCGAGTTCATGGCGCGGCATCCGCGGGTGCGGCTGAGCGTGCACCTGAGCGATCAGTTCGTGGACCTGGTGAGCGAGGGTTTCGATCTGGCGATCCGCATCGGCGCGCTCGGTGATTCCAGCCTCGTCGCGCGCCGTATCGCGAACAACCGTCGCGTGCTGTGCGCCTCACCCGCCTATCTTCGCCGTCGCGGTACGCCACGCGTGCCCAGCGAGCTGGCCGCGCACGACTGCCTGTTGCTGTTCGGCGCGAAGGGACGGCAGGACACCTGGAACCTGCTCGATGCCTCGGGCCGTGGCATCGATGTGCGGGTGCGTGGACGCCTGGAGAGCAATTTCGGCGAGCTGCTGCGTGACGCCGCCGTCGCCGGCGAGGGCATCGCCATTCATTCCATCTGGCACATCGCGGACGACCTGCGCGCGGGGCGGCTGCGGGTGGTGCTCCCGGGTTACACGCTTCCGGAGACGGGCATCCACGCGGTCATGCCGCAGCGGCGCATGGTGCCGCCGCGCGTGCGCGCGTTCATCGACTTCCTCGCGGAACGCCTCGGCGACAGCCCTCCATGGGAGCGCGCCCTGGAGAAGTGA
- a CDS encoding aldo/keto reductase: MEYRFLGASGLKVPALGFGVGTFGGKGPLFSAWGNTDVAQATRLIDICLDVGVNLFDTADVYSDGASESILGAALKGRRDRVLLSTKVSLRAGDAPNDVGSSRHHLIGAVDKALRRLGTDYIDLLQLHAFDAMTPVEETLSTLDGLVRAGKLRYLGASNFSGWQLMKSLAVADRRGYSRYVANQAYYSLIGRDYEWELMPLGIDQGIGAVVWSPLGWGRLTGKIRRGQPLPEGSRLHDTAHFAPPVDEERLYRVVDALDAVAKETGKSVPQIALNWLLRRPTVSTVLIGARNEEQLRQNLGALGWTLTSEQIARLDAASAVTPPYPYHPYWNGQFAERSPIPV, from the coding sequence ATGGAGTACCGTTTTCTCGGTGCGTCTGGCCTGAAGGTCCCGGCGCTCGGTTTCGGCGTCGGCACGTTCGGAGGCAAGGGCCCGCTGTTCAGTGCGTGGGGCAACACCGATGTCGCGCAAGCCACCCGCCTCATCGACATCTGCCTCGACGTCGGCGTGAACCTCTTCGACACCGCGGACGTCTATTCCGATGGCGCCTCCGAGTCGATCCTCGGCGCGGCGCTCAAGGGACGGCGCGACCGGGTGCTGCTGTCCACGAAAGTGTCACTGCGCGCGGGCGACGCGCCCAATGACGTGGGCTCGTCGCGGCACCATCTCATCGGCGCGGTCGACAAGGCCTTGCGGCGCCTGGGCACCGACTACATCGACCTGCTGCAACTGCACGCCTTCGATGCGATGACCCCGGTCGAGGAAACGCTGTCGACCCTGGATGGCCTCGTGCGCGCGGGCAAGCTGCGCTATCTCGGTGCGTCGAACTTCTCTGGATGGCAGCTCATGAAGTCGCTCGCCGTCGCCGATCGTCGCGGCTACTCGCGCTATGTCGCCAACCAGGCGTACTACTCGCTGATCGGACGTGACTACGAATGGGAACTGATGCCGCTCGGCATCGACCAGGGAATCGGCGCGGTGGTGTGGAGCCCGCTCGGTTGGGGACGGCTCACCGGGAAGATCCGCCGGGGCCAGCCCTTGCCCGAGGGCAGCCGGCTACACGACACCGCCCACTTCGCGCCACCGGTCGACGAGGAGCGCCTCTATCGCGTCGTCGATGCGCTGGATGCGGTCGCGAAGGAGACGGGGAAGAGCGTGCCGCAGATCGCGTTGAACTGGTTGCTGCGGCGGCCCACGGTGTCCACGGTCCTCATCGGCGCGCGCAACGAAGAACAACTGCGCCAGAACCTTGGTGCGCTCGGCTGGACCCTGACGTCTGAACAGATCGCGCGGCTCGACGCCGCCAGCGCCGTCACTCCGCCCTATCCTTATCATCCCTACTGGAACGGGCAGTTCGCCGAGCGCAGCCCGATCCCCGTCTGA